The window TTCTCGGAATTTTAAAGAGCGATACCTTGGCTCCTACGGTGCAGATGCTCCAGCGTATGGGGATAAATCCCGTGACCTTTCTCCAAGCCCTGACCAGTATTCGGGGGAATCAGCGGGTCACCGATCCCTACCCGGAGGATAAATATCAGGCCCTGGAGAAATATGCCCGCAACCTGACCGATGTGGCTCGGCGCGGTAAGCTGGACCCGGTCATCGGGCGAGATGAAGAGGTGCGTCGGATCATCCAGGTACTCAGTCGCCGGACCAAGAATAACCCGGTGCTTATCGGTGAGCCAGGAGTGGGTAAGACCGCCATTGTTGAAGGCTTGGCCCAGCGTATAGTTAATGGTGATATCCCGGCTACCCTGGAGGGTAAGCAGGTCATCTCCCTGGATCTGGGCCTGCTCATTGCCGGTGCCAAATACCGGGGAGAGTTTGAGGATCGGCTCAAGGCCGTGCTCAAGGAGGTGGAGAAAAAGGCCGGGGAGATCATCCTCTTTATTGATGAGATTCATACCTTGGTAGGGGCAGGGGCATCAGAGGGTTCTATGGATGCCTCTAATATGCTGAAGCCAGCTCTGGCCCGGGGGGAACTCCATTGCGTGGGCGCCACCACTCTGGACGAGTACCGCAAGTATATAGAAAAAGATGCAGCCCTGGAACGCCGTTTCCAGCCGGTCTTGATCCAGGAGCCCAGTGAAGAGGATACCGTTGCTATTCTGCGCGGCATTAAGGAAAAGTACGAAGTGCATCACGGGGTACGCATCCAGGATGCGGCCACTGTGGCAGCGGTGATGCTCTCCAATCGCTACATCTCTGACCGCTTTCTGCCGGATAAGGCCATTGACCTGATTGATGAGGCGGCATCTCGGCTACGTATCGAGATTGATTCCATGCCCACTGAAATTGATGAGCTGGATCGTAAGCGGATCAAGATGGAGATTGAGCAGGAGGCCCTGAAAAAGGAAAAGGACAAGGCATCCAAAGAACAGCTGGAGCGCTTGAAAAAAGATCTGGCTGAGCTGAACGAGCAGCTCAATGCCATGAAAGGACAATGGCAGCTGGAAAAGGATGTGATTCAGCGTATTCGGGATATTAAGGCCCAGATTGATGAGGCCCATATTGAGGAGCAGCGGGCAGAGCGCACCGGTGATTTGAGCAAAGTGGCCGAAATCCGCTATGGTAAGATCGTTCAGCTGAACAAAGACTTGGAGGCGGAGAACGCGCATTTGGCTGAGATCCAGGAAAAGAGCCAGATGCTCAAGGAAGAGGTCAGTTCTGAGGATGTGGCTGCGGTGGTGGCTAAATGGACTGGTATCCCTGTGGATAAGCTCCTGGAAGGGGAAAAGGAAAAGCTGGTCCATGCCGAGGGCGAACTGGCTCGTCGGGTGGTGGGGCAGAAGGAGGCTATTTCCTCGGTGGCGAACGCAGTGCGCCGGGCCAGGGCTGGGCTGCAAGACCCGGATCGACCGCTGGGTTCCTTTATCTTCCTCGGTCCTACTGGTGTAGGGAAAACCGAATTAGCTCGTAGCTTGGCTGACTTCCTCTTTGATTCGGAACAGGCTATGATACGCATCGATATGAGCGAGTACATGGAGAAGCATTCCGTGGCTCGCCTGATCGGAGCGCCTCCAGGCTATGTGGGCTATGATGAGGGCGGGATGCTCACCGAGGCAGTGCGGCGGCACCCATACTCAGTCATCCTGCTGGATGAGATCGAGAAGGCGCACCCGGATGTATTCAACGTTCTGCTTCAGGCCCTGGATGATGGCCGCATGACCGACGGAAAAGGGAGAACGGTCTCCTTTAAAAACACCATCATGATCATGACCTCCAACCTGGGCAGTCACCTGATTATGGAGCTGAGTGAGAAGGATCCTGACGAGATGCGGCGGCAGGTGGATGAACTCCTGCACCGGCAGTTCCGACCAGAGTTCCTCAACCGGGTGGACGAGATCATCACCTTCCACGGCCTGACCCGTGAGGACCTGTTGCAGATCGTGGATATCCAGATCAGCCGGATGGCCAAACGACTGGCGGAACGCAAGTACACTATAGAGCTGACCGAGGCGGCCAAGCAGTTCCTGGTGGAAACCGGCTATGATGCCAGCTACGGTGCCCGCCCCCTGAAACGGGCTATCCAGCGCTATATTGAAGATCCGCTGGCCCTAGAGATTCTGGAAGGTCGCTTTAGTGAGGGGGATACGGTGCGGATTGATCGGGGAGAAGGAAAGTTGATATTCACCAGGTAAACTGAAAGAAGAAAAATCCAGGAGAAGCGGCCTTCCGGGTAGGAAAGCCGCTTCTTTTTGGTGAAGTGAGGTTATTTCAAGAGCTTTTTCCACCAAGATTGGGGAGCTCTGGTATCCTGAACCTGATCTGGAAAAATGGGTTTGTGCTGGGTAAAGAAATCCTGAATTCCTGTTTCTTGGACAGTTATCGTAATTTCCAGGCAATCTCCCGGCTGGGCCATATCCTCTTCAATCCGTGGAAGCTGGAGCCGAGGGGCGCGGCCATAGGAGAAGATAATATTGCGTTTTGCAGGAAAAAGCCATTTAGCCTCTCCTGCGAGAAAAAGAACACGGAAGTCCTCGGGCTCTCGGAATGCCAGAATTTCTTTTTCTTGGGTTACGTTATATACTGTGATGAAGTCTAACTCAAGCAGACCCATTCGGACACTAGGGTCAATCCTAAGCCAAATTGGGGAGGTATCAATAGTGAGCTTAAAGCGTATCGTGCTCCATTCTTCCGCCGGATAATGCTTGGTCTCAACCTGTTCATCATTAAACATGCCCTCACTATTCCAGTAAAATTGGGCAAAGTTATTTTTGTTTGTAGCTTTTCCTTCCCAGCTCGCCTGCTCCCGTTCGATAAAAGTATCTAGTACTCCTGCCTTGAGGATTGTCTCTGGTGTACTAAAGAGCTCTTCGGTGTAGCGCTTCAAGTATGCTCGGCTGGTTGGTTTACTGCTCGC is drawn from Candidatus Electrothrix aestuarii and contains these coding sequences:
- the clpB gene encoding ATP-dependent chaperone ClpB produces the protein MQLDKFTVKSQEAIQAAHSLAEQFGNPEMQPEHLLKALLEQPEGVVVPILQKLGVTPAAVLSEADQLIAKLPKVSGSGAGQSYMSKAFSKVIDQAAKEASSMQDEYVSQEHLFLGILKSDTLAPTVQMLQRMGINPVTFLQALTSIRGNQRVTDPYPEDKYQALEKYARNLTDVARRGKLDPVIGRDEEVRRIIQVLSRRTKNNPVLIGEPGVGKTAIVEGLAQRIVNGDIPATLEGKQVISLDLGLLIAGAKYRGEFEDRLKAVLKEVEKKAGEIILFIDEIHTLVGAGASEGSMDASNMLKPALARGELHCVGATTLDEYRKYIEKDAALERRFQPVLIQEPSEEDTVAILRGIKEKYEVHHGVRIQDAATVAAVMLSNRYISDRFLPDKAIDLIDEAASRLRIEIDSMPTEIDELDRKRIKMEIEQEALKKEKDKASKEQLERLKKDLAELNEQLNAMKGQWQLEKDVIQRIRDIKAQIDEAHIEEQRAERTGDLSKVAEIRYGKIVQLNKDLEAENAHLAEIQEKSQMLKEEVSSEDVAAVVAKWTGIPVDKLLEGEKEKLVHAEGELARRVVGQKEAISSVANAVRRARAGLQDPDRPLGSFIFLGPTGVGKTELARSLADFLFDSEQAMIRIDMSEYMEKHSVARLIGAPPGYVGYDEGGMLTEAVRRHPYSVILLDEIEKAHPDVFNVLLQALDDGRMTDGKGRTVSFKNTIMIMTSNLGSHLIMELSEKDPDEMRRQVDELLHRQFRPEFLNRVDEIITFHGLTREDLLQIVDIQISRMAKRLAERKYTIELTEAAKQFLVETGYDASYGARPLKRAIQRYIEDPLALEILEGRFSEGDTVRIDRGEGKLIFTR